AAGTATCCTAATGCCAAATGGCGCTATTCTCGGATTGCCGATTACCTGCACTTGGGCGGCGATACCGAAGACGAGAAAATCAATCACCTGATTGGGGCGATTGAGGAACTCAAGCGTCAGGTGGGGATTCCGGCGGCGCTGAAGGATGTGATCAAGGAAAGTGAAGCGGAATTCTTCGCCAAGCTGGATGAAGTTGCAGATCAGGCATTTGATGATCAGTGTACTGGCGCGAATCCCCGCTACCCCTTGATTGAAGATCTTAAGGAAATCCTCACCAAAGCCTATCACGGCGACTTGGGCGAGGTTCCTGATGTCGAAACCGTCAACGGCAATGGTGCGATCGGTGATACCAATATCAAAGCCGATACCCAACCTGCCGTACCGACGATGTAAACCTTTTGTGGGGTGGGCAAATGCCCACCCTACAGATACTCAAAATAAAGGAGAGTTAACTATGGCAACTGTGCCCACGTCTCGTGCAGACACCACGGCGGCGAAAAAGCCGAAGGAAGCCAAGAAAGGACATCCCAGTGGTGATAAGCGCTTCAAAGTTCTGGATATCACAATGAAGCGGGCTCAGTATCGTCCTGATGTTTTGATTGAAGTTCTCCACAAGGCACAGGAAGCCTTTGGCTATCTGGAGGAGGACGTGTTGCTGTATGTAGCACGAGGGCTAAAACTGCCCCTGAGTCGGGTGTATGGGGTGGCGACATTTTATCACCTATTCTCCCTGAAGCCCGGTGGCACTCATACTTGTGTGGTTTGTACGGGTACGGCTTGTTACGTCAAAGGTGGTGGACAAGTGCTATCGGCACTAGAGGAGCATTTTGGCATCCAAGTAGGTGACACCACCCCTGATGGCGAAATGTCCTTGCTCAGCGCCCGTTGTCTCGGTGCCTGCGGTATCGCCCCAGCCGTAGTGTTTGATGGCACAGT
The Coleofasciculus chthonoplastes PCC 7420 DNA segment above includes these coding regions:
- the hoxE gene encoding bidirectional hydrogenase complex protein HoxE; its protein translation is MATVPTSRADTTAAKKPKEAKKGHPSGDKRFKVLDITMKRAQYRPDVLIEVLHKAQEAFGYLEEDVLLYVARGLKLPLSRVYGVATFYHLFSLKPGGTHTCVVCTGTACYVKGGGQVLSALEEHFGIQVGDTTPDGEMSLLSARCLGACGIAPAVVFDGTVAPKQTAELALEKVKGWME